A genomic window from Massilia sp. METH4 includes:
- a CDS encoding TauD/TfdA family dioxygenase, giving the protein MSAVLSAAVPSAVPSVAVSPENTPLIRPFDGPLGAEVIGLDLARPLSRKVLLQLHAAHLEHHVLVFRDQRITPQQQVDFSRLFGPLQIHVLRNFQLAGHPEVLVVSNIVENGKPIGLGDAGHFWHSDLSYKEKPSLGSMLHAQELPAEGGDTLFANMHLAWDTLPEAVKSQVRYAKAEHSYLKQYGELQRRSPWRPNLTQAQIDEVKPVVHPVVRTHPETGRQALFVSEHFTTRIVGIPEDESEALLKELFAHSVKPQHVYRHQWQPHDMVFWDNRSLMHLAAGCPADQRRKLYRTTIEGDVPY; this is encoded by the coding sequence CTGTCCCGAGTGTCGCCGTTTCTCCGGAAAACACGCCGCTCATTCGCCCGTTCGATGGTCCCCTTGGCGCTGAAGTGATTGGCCTCGACCTGGCACGGCCACTCTCCCGCAAGGTTCTGTTGCAGCTGCATGCCGCCCACCTGGAGCACCATGTGCTGGTGTTCCGGGACCAGCGCATCACGCCGCAGCAGCAGGTGGACTTCTCCCGCCTGTTCGGCCCCTTGCAGATTCATGTGCTGAGGAATTTCCAGCTGGCGGGGCATCCGGAAGTCCTCGTCGTCTCGAACATCGTCGAGAACGGCAAACCGATCGGCCTGGGCGATGCCGGCCACTTCTGGCATTCCGACCTGTCGTACAAGGAAAAGCCCAGCCTGGGCTCCATGCTGCATGCGCAGGAACTGCCGGCCGAAGGAGGCGACACGCTGTTCGCCAACATGCACCTCGCCTGGGACACGCTGCCCGAAGCGGTGAAGAGCCAGGTCCGCTACGCAAAGGCCGAGCACAGCTACCTGAAGCAGTACGGCGAACTGCAGCGCCGCAGCCCGTGGCGCCCGAACCTCACGCAGGCGCAGATCGACGAAGTAAAGCCCGTGGTGCACCCGGTGGTGCGCACGCATCCGGAAACGGGGCGGCAGGCGCTGTTCGTCAGCGAGCACTTCACCACCCGCATCGTCGGCATCCCCGAGGATGAAAGCGAGGCGCTGCTCAAGGAACTGTTCGCGCACAGCGTGAAGCCGCAGCACGTGTACCGCCACCAATGGCAACCGCACGACATGGTGTTCTGGGACAACCGCTCGCTGATGCACCTGGCCGCCGGCTGCCCCGCCGACCAGCGCCGCAAGCTGTACCGCACCACGATCGAGGGCGACGTGCCTTACTAA